cacaaattggctgcatcaCAATGACattgtacattacaacagtgactacacttcaaaagtacaccattggctgtaaagagctttgggacatcctgaggacatgaaaggtgctgaataaatgcacattctttcaGTGACCTTATTGAGGGCTGTGGAGGAGCAACGTCTTAAAATTCACTGACCAGACACAGAAATTATTTTGGGCCAAACTTTAGTTTTTGGATCCCTGGCCTGGGCTGAGCAAGTGATTGCAGCCAGCTTTGGgttggtgggggagtgggggaggaggggctgAAAGGGGGCCTCCATTCCCCTTCATCGAGGGAGGCGAGTAAGGCCGGgtttcctgctccttatcgctatCCGATGGCTCCTGAAGGCAgacaggatcgggctgggctgtgatgcccGCCGCGGTCGAATAGCCCGCCCACGCTCGCTGTCTCGGCTCTCGCGTGAAGAATGGCGGCTCGGGCGAGTTATCAGAGAGCTGCCGGAgcgacagcaaaaaaaaaaatcgtcgggggggggggggattcgaaATGAACCCCAAACTCTGCCCCGTTTATAAATAAGACGAGAAGAGAAAGAAGACAAGTTAAATCCGTTCCTGCACATCTGCAAAGCCCAGTTCCAATCCAAACAACTGCTGCCAATCGTCCCTGGTCAAGCAGTGGCCTCACTGTCTGCATCTCTTTAGCGATTCGATGTAATCAAAGTTTTTGTGCAAGAACATGATCTGGTCGATGTGGTCTGGCAGCAGGGCTGACCTGCAGGGGTCTGCGGTGCTGCTCGAACAAAATAAGGCCTTCTTGGCAGGGACCGAGGTGACGGGGATGGACAGGTATCGTTTGGCGAGCTTGGCCACAGCTGGGAACCGGTGCTCGTTGCTCCTCCACCAGTCGAAGGGGTTGGTATTACGTTTCCGCAGGGGCTCGGCCAGGTAGCTCTCCAGTTGCTGGTGAATCTCCGGCATGCGCTCGGTGGGATCTTCACCGAACAGGAGGTCGTACTCGCTCTGGCGCTGGCTGGGCTTGTGGATCCCCTTGCGGCCGTGGTGCTTGCCGCCCTCGTCGCGTTCCGTGCCGCTGTGCtcgtctgaggaggaggagttgcaggACGAGTGCGAGTGAGGACTGGTCATCGTCCTGGAGAGCATGTTCTTCACCTTATTGTGCACCTCGTCCCGCGTGTCGGCGTTCAGGAAGCGAAGGTCCTTGAATCGAGGATCTAAGAAGGACGCCACGATGGCGGGGCTCTCCAACATCTCATCGTCGTCCGAGAGATGCCATCGCTTGCCGATCTCGGATCGGATCTTGGCACTTACTGTTTTCACAATGCAGCCTGGGTCACCATGGTGGTGCATGAGAGCTGTCATGACCCCATGAAGACATGGTATTAAGGAGGACACGGAGGCGTTGTGCTCCTCACTTAGAAAAGACGATGCGACTTTAAGTGTCTTGAGGATGGGGAGGAGATCCTGGAGAAGTTTCCACTGGTGGTCAGACAGGTTTTGGACCGTCAGATGGGCGGCTCGGTCCTCTTCCAAAACCATGCTCACTGCCCAACGCAACTCCAGGAGCCTCTCGCACATGTCAAAGGTGCTGCTCCAGCGGGTGGCCGTGTCCATCACCAACTTGAGCTTCTCTTTGTTCATCTCTTCCAGCTTGCTGTTGAGTTCCAGGCCCGCCTTGGCGCTGTGGTGAAAGTAGTTGACGATTCTCCTGGCCATGCTCAGGGTGTGTTGGACCTGGTCCACCTGCAGCCCCAGCTTGATGCACAACTGCAGCATGCGACCAGCGCAGCACAGGCTGCGCCAGCTGAACCGCTCCTGCAGCAGCCGGGCGCTGCCCAGCAAGCTGCTGGCACTGTCGTGCACCACGCAGCTCACCGCCTTACTGGAGATGCCAAAGTCTCCGATGACCGAGTACAGCAACTCGCCGATGTTGTCCGGTGCCGGGTTGTACTGGGGCATGGTCTTCAGCACACAACGGGCCAGGTGCCAGTTACAGTCAATGAAATGTGCCACCACGGTGAGGTAAGCCTGCTTGCCCTGTGAAGTCCAGGTATCGGTGGAGAGGGTCAGCGACTGGACAGAGTGCAAGTAGTGCTCCAGTTGCTGCGTGGCCAGGTTGTATTTGTGTCTCAGGTTGTTAGCTAAGTGCATGCTGGATGGCATTTTATAACTGGGCTCCAGAAAGCCAAGGAGTAACTTAAAGCCCTCGTCACTGACGAGTGACATGGGCTGCAGGTCTCTGAATACCATGCCCAGGATCAGGTCGCTAACCATCTCGTCTCTTTTCTCGGAGCGGGGTTTGGTATCGTGCAGCACGAGTTCGGACATGGTCACCGGCTTGTTCTTCTTCAACTCGGGCTCCTGTCCCATGGATTCAGAGGATGAGGACCCTCCGTCCTGGTACTGGTGGAGGTCGAGCTCGCTGAGATTGTGTTTGCGCCTCAGGTGTTCCCTCAGGCTGGTCGTGCTGTTGTGGTAACACAGCTGCTTCCTGCAGAGGCTGCACTCCACGCAGCGCTCGTTCAACTTCTTGAAGAAGTCCCAAGCTTTGGACTTTGGTCGGCAGCTGACAGGCGAAGCTCTCTTGTAATTCAGCTCGCCCCCCCTCCGCCTTCTGGACCCTGCACCCATGCCGGTGGAGAGATTGTAAGACCGCAGGACCATGGAGAGCTCGTCTGCAGAAAACACAAAAACCAGCACTGCGACGTGACATCCCCTTCACAGAACAGTTCatcaaataatacagcacagaaagaggccattcggcccatcgtgcctgtgccagctctttggaagagcaatccaattagtcccactcccctgctctttccccacagtcctgcaaatttctcccccttcaagtattcaccaattcacttttgaaagttactactgaatctgcttccaccgccctttcaggcagcgcattccagatcataacaacagtaATATTGTAGAATATTAGCAACCAACTGCAAATTATTCCAGTGAGACCGAGATACAGCTCTGGGCCACCTGCAGCCAGCCCCCGCCCCTTCAGCAACCTGCTGCTCCAGATCATTCTGGGCCCCATCGCCAGTCTGCCTGTAGGATGAAGACTGGACTGTGATTCGGTGCTGTTCCCTCGCCTTCTCTCAGGGTTATCCCAGCGTTTATAGAGCGTCCTATTTAATGGAACTATTGTTCTGTAGGTTTTCTTTCCCTGCTGTTGGGAAGTGTCCACAATGGCGTCCGTGTCCCGTGTGGGGAATCGGAGGTGCAGACCTCTGCCCATCACCCTATGTCGGAGCATCCCTGACACTGGCCCTCAACAAACAGCGAGTATCAGCGGATCATGCCAGTGGGGTACGGGCACCGAGCCGTGGGGTACGGGCACCGAGCCGTTAATCAGCGAATCTGTTTTTGTTTGAGGGCAGGATCTTGCTCAGGAAGAATTTATTCCTAATACATCTGTTTGAAATTTGCTTTTCACTGATTTAAATTTCTGGTCGTTCTGTGAGTTTGAATCCCCAAGGCAGGTTTAGGATTGGAACTGCTGACAAGAGTCAGTGAGATTCAATCTAATACGTCACAGTGTACAGTGACCGTACCTTCAGCTAATGCAGTGTGGGACTCGCTAACTTCCCCAAAAGGTTGAATTTCCAGCTCTTCGTTCTCCTCTAGTTGAGCTGCACATTCTCTCAGCATGTCCGATATCCTCTTACTGCTGTGTGTCGCACTGGTTACCTTGAGGGAATGAAGGAACGGAGTCAGTACTTCCTTCAAATCCTGTCCTGTGAAGGGCAGAAAGGGGCTGCAGAGTCCATACACTCTCATCTCAGAGCCCctcatggagggagggagtggcaaCTGTGTCATTTGGCGAGTTCCACAGACCACAGGGTCTTAGAGACAATCCCCATCCTGTGCCCAGTTAGCTGAACTCAGCTAGAG
This genomic stretch from Heptranchias perlo isolate sHepPer1 chromosome 41, sHepPer1.hap1, whole genome shotgun sequence harbors:
- the LOC137305994 gene encoding E3 SUMO-protein ligase ZBED1-like; the protein is MWSHRCGGMPRISDIWKCVTKRDDKTIVCNICGKELAFSGSTTYLRLHLERNHGIHFIEECDRKKQQGIDSSTELIPGIPCSERPPKITELIGIDNPVTSATHSSKRISDMLRECAAQLEENEELEIQPFGEVSESHTALAEDELSMVLRSYNLSTGMGAGSRRRRGGELNYKRASPVSCRPKSKAWDFFKKLNERCVECSLCRKQLCYHNSTTSLREHLRRKHNLSELDLHQYQDGGSSSSESMGQEPELKKNKPVTMSELVLHDTKPRSEKRDEMVSDLILGMVFRDLQPMSLVSDEGFKLLLGFLEPSYKMPSSMHLANNLRHKYNLATQQLEHYLHSVQSLTLSTDTWTSQGKQAYLTVVAHFIDCNWHLARCVLKTMPQYNPAPDNIGELLYSVIGDFGISSKAVSCVVHDSASSLLGSARLLQERFSWRSLCCAGRMLQLCIKLGLQVDQVQHTLSMARRIVNYFHHSAKAGLELNSKLEEMNKEKLKLVMDTATRWSSTFDMCERLLELRWAVSMVLEEDRAAHLTVQNLSDHQWKLLQDLLPILKTLKVASSFLSEEHNASVSSLIPCLHGVMTALMHHHGDPGCIVKTVSAKIRSEIGKRWHLSDDDEMLESPAIVASFLDPRFKDLRFLNADTRDEVHNKVKNMLSRTMTSPHSHSSCNSSSSDEHSGTERDEGGKHHGRKGIHKPSQRQSEYDLLFGEDPTERMPEIHQQLESYLAEPLRKRNTNPFDWWRSNEHRFPAVAKLAKRYLSIPVTSVPAKKALFCSSSTADPCRSALLPDHIDQIMFLHKNFDYIESLKRCRQ